A part of Salmo trutta chromosome 15, fSalTru1.1, whole genome shotgun sequence genomic DNA contains:
- the LOC115149009 gene encoding UDP-glucuronosyltransferase isoform X1: MSWGENVPVLGLRTWLKMGQKMGQCLGQGLLALLYCLALCPGTVQGDKVLVMPVDGSHWLSMKLLVKELAARGHEMVVLVPETSILIQGSDYYRTETFRVPYSKPQLDESVNKLKDGVFLKMPEVMDIFVNVQRLVDFTSMQVKGCEGLLYDEPLMQHLRGEGFQLMLTDPFLPCGSIIADSFNIPAVYFLRGIPCGLDDRAAQCPTPPSYVPRFHSGNTDDMDFLGRLKNMMMYSLESYLCTLMFASFDKLTSRYLEKDITYRELLGDGAIWLLRYDYSFEYPKPRMPNMVNIGGINCGKRAPLPPDLQEFVDESGEDGFVVFTLGSLVSQMPEERAKQFFDAFSRIPQRVVWRYTGVVPENAPANVRVMKWLPQNDLLGHPKVKAFITHGGTHGIYEGICNGVPMVMLPLFGDQGDNVHRMAVRGVGEVLSVFNVTSDKLVEALNKVINDKSYKEKMLKLSTVHKDRPIEPLDLAVFWTEFVMRHGGADHLRPAAHDLNWIQYHSLDVFALLLTIVLTVVMVTVKCCKVCFRKCCGMIWTMKMKSE, translated from the exons ATGAGTTGGGGGGAGAATGTTCCTGTGCTGGGGCTGAGGACGTGGCTGAAGATGGGGCAGAAGATGGGGCAGTGTCTGGGACAGGGTCTGCTGGCCCTGCTGTACTGCCTGGCCCTGTGTCCGGGGACCGTCCAGGGGGACAAGGTCTTGGTGATGCCTGTAGATGGGAGCCACTGGCTGAGCATGAAGCTGCTGGTGAAGGAGCTGGCGGCCAGGGGCCATGAGATGGTGGTGCTGGTCCCTGAGACATCCATCCTCATCCAGGGCTCTGACTACTACAGGACTGAGACTTTTAGGGTCCCTTACAGCAAGCCCCAGCTGGACGAGAGCGTCAACAAACTGAAGGACGGTGTGTTTCTCAAGATGCCGGAGGTAATGGATATATTTGTGAACGTGCAGCGTCTGGTTGACTTCACCAGCATGCAGGTGAAAGGCTGTGAGGGTCTGCTGTATGATGAACCCCTGATGCAGCACCTCAGAGGAGAAGGGTTCCAGCTGATGTTGACGGATCCCTTCCTACCCTGTGGATCCATCATTGCTGACTCCTTCAACATCCCAGCAGTGTACTTCCTGAGGGGGATCCCCTGTGGGCTGGATGACAGGGCTGCCCAGTGCCCCACTCCCCCCTCCTATGTACCACGCTTCCACTCAGGCAACACTGACGACATGGACTTCCTAGGGAGGTTGAAGAACATGATGATGTACAGTCTGGAGAGCTACCTGTGTACATTAATGTTTGCCAGCTTTGACAAGCTGACCAGTAGGTATCTGGAGAAGGACATAACATACAGGGAGCTGCTGGGTGACGGGGCGATCTGGCTGCTGAGGTATGACTACTCCTTTGAATATCCCAAACCCAGGATGCCCAACATGGTCAACATAGGAGGCATCAACTGTGGTAAAAGAGCTCCACTGCCACCG GACCTGCAGGAGTTTGTGGATGAGTCAGGAGAGGATGGCTTCGTGGTCTTCACCCTGGGCTCTTTGGTCTCCCAGATGCCAGAGGAGAGAGCCAAGCAGTTCTTTGATGCCTTCAGCAGGATCCCTCAGAGG GTTGTGTGGAGGTACACAGGGGTGGTGCCTGAAAATGCTCCAGCCAACGTCAGAGTGATGAAGTGGCTTCCTCAGAATGATTTGCTGG GCCACCCCAAGGTCAAGGCCTTCATCACCCACGGAGGAACCCACGGTATTTACGAGGGGATCTGTAATGGCGTTCCCATGGTGATGCTGCCATTGTTTGGTGACCAGGGTGACAACGTACACCGCATGGCAGTGAGGGGAGTAGGGGAGGTGCTCAGTGTGTTCAACGTCACCTCAGACAAACTGGTGGAAGCCCTCAACAAGGTCATCAATGACAAGAG TTACAAGGAGAAGATGCTAAAGCTGTCAACGGTGCATAAGGACCGTCCCATTGAGCCGCTGGACCTAGCCGTGTTCTGGACAGAGTTCGTGATGCGCCACGGAGGAGCCGACCACCTGAGACCCGCTGCTCACGACCTGAACTGGATCCAGTACCACAGTCTGGACGTGTTCGCTCTGCTACTTACTATAGTTCTCACTGTTGTCATGGTCACCGTTAAATGCTGCAAAGTCTGCTTCCGCAAGTGCTGTGGAATGATTTGGACAATGAAGATGAAGAGTGAGTGA
- the LOC115149009 gene encoding UDP-glucuronosyltransferase isoform X3: MSWGENVPVLGLRTWLKMGQKMGQCLGQGLLALLYCLALCPGTVQGDKVLVMPVDGSHWLSMKLLVKELAARGHEMVVLVPETSILIQGSDYYRTETFRVPYSKPQLDESVNKLKDGVFLKMPEVMDIFVNVQRLVDFTSMQVKGCEGLLYDEPLMQHLRGEGFQLMLTDPFLPCGSIIADSFNIPAVYFLRGIPCGLDDRAAQCPTPPSYVPRFHSGNTDDMDFLGRLKNMMMYSLESYLCTLMFASFDKLTSRYLEKDITYRELLGDGAIWLLRYDYSFEYPKPRMPNMVNIGGINCGKRAPLPPDLQEFVDESGEDGFVVFTLGSLVSQMPEERAKQFFDAFSRIPQRVVWRYTGVVPENAPANVRVMKWLPQNDLLGHPKVKAFITHGGTHGIYEGICNGVPMVMLPLFGDQGDNVHRMAVRGVGEVLSVFNVTSDKLVEALNKVINDKRSDIMLT, from the exons ATGAGTTGGGGGGAGAATGTTCCTGTGCTGGGGCTGAGGACGTGGCTGAAGATGGGGCAGAAGATGGGGCAGTGTCTGGGACAGGGTCTGCTGGCCCTGCTGTACTGCCTGGCCCTGTGTCCGGGGACCGTCCAGGGGGACAAGGTCTTGGTGATGCCTGTAGATGGGAGCCACTGGCTGAGCATGAAGCTGCTGGTGAAGGAGCTGGCGGCCAGGGGCCATGAGATGGTGGTGCTGGTCCCTGAGACATCCATCCTCATCCAGGGCTCTGACTACTACAGGACTGAGACTTTTAGGGTCCCTTACAGCAAGCCCCAGCTGGACGAGAGCGTCAACAAACTGAAGGACGGTGTGTTTCTCAAGATGCCGGAGGTAATGGATATATTTGTGAACGTGCAGCGTCTGGTTGACTTCACCAGCATGCAGGTGAAAGGCTGTGAGGGTCTGCTGTATGATGAACCCCTGATGCAGCACCTCAGAGGAGAAGGGTTCCAGCTGATGTTGACGGATCCCTTCCTACCCTGTGGATCCATCATTGCTGACTCCTTCAACATCCCAGCAGTGTACTTCCTGAGGGGGATCCCCTGTGGGCTGGATGACAGGGCTGCCCAGTGCCCCACTCCCCCCTCCTATGTACCACGCTTCCACTCAGGCAACACTGACGACATGGACTTCCTAGGGAGGTTGAAGAACATGATGATGTACAGTCTGGAGAGCTACCTGTGTACATTAATGTTTGCCAGCTTTGACAAGCTGACCAGTAGGTATCTGGAGAAGGACATAACATACAGGGAGCTGCTGGGTGACGGGGCGATCTGGCTGCTGAGGTATGACTACTCCTTTGAATATCCCAAACCCAGGATGCCCAACATGGTCAACATAGGAGGCATCAACTGTGGTAAAAGAGCTCCACTGCCACCG GACCTGCAGGAGTTTGTGGATGAGTCAGGAGAGGATGGCTTCGTGGTCTTCACCCTGGGCTCTTTGGTCTCCCAGATGCCAGAGGAGAGAGCCAAGCAGTTCTTTGATGCCTTCAGCAGGATCCCTCAGAGG GTTGTGTGGAGGTACACAGGGGTGGTGCCTGAAAATGCTCCAGCCAACGTCAGAGTGATGAAGTGGCTTCCTCAGAATGATTTGCTGG GCCACCCCAAGGTCAAGGCCTTCATCACCCACGGAGGAACCCACGGTATTTACGAGGGGATCTGTAATGGCGTTCCCATGGTGATGCTGCCATTGTTTGGTGACCAGGGTGACAACGTACACCGCATGGCAGTGAGGGGAGTAGGGGAGGTGCTCAGTGTGTTCAACGTCACCTCAGACAAACTGGTGGAAGCCCTCAACAAGGTCATCAATGACAAGAGGTCAGACATCATGCTAACATGA